One genomic region from Kineobactrum salinum encodes:
- a CDS encoding 5-oxoprolinase subunit B family protein, whose amino-acid sequence MPVYYSPESGADLERLAQQAGLSVEDVIALHSATEYRVYAIGFAPGFAYLGEVDPRIAMPRLATPRPRVPRGAVAIADRQTAVYPAVSPGGWNLIGLCPRRMFDPDASPTMPVAVGDRVRFEPISRARFLELGGELT is encoded by the coding sequence CTGCCCGTTTACTACAGCCCGGAATCGGGCGCCGATCTTGAACGGCTGGCACAGCAGGCCGGCTTGTCAGTGGAAGACGTGATCGCACTGCACAGCGCGACCGAGTACAGGGTCTATGCGATCGGTTTTGCGCCGGGTTTTGCCTACCTCGGCGAGGTGGACCCGCGCATAGCCATGCCGCGGCTGGCCACCCCGCGGCCCCGGGTGCCGCGCGGCGCAGTCGCCATCGCCGACCGCCAGACCGCTGTCTACCCGGCGGTGTCCCCCGGCGGCTGGAACCTGATCGGGCTTTGTCCCCGGCGCATGTTCGATCCCGACGCCAGCCCCACCATGCCGGTAGCCGTGGGCGACCGGGTGCGATTCGAGCCCATCAGCCGGGCACGCTTTCTGGAACTGGGCGGGGAATTGACATGA
- a CDS encoding carboxyltransferase domain-containing protein: MQLRHAGENALILYLGERSGPETAARVQAATLAVRQALDGDLVDLVPSYASLLVIYDPMRTDHMRVTRCLHRIEADLGQLDSDHGGGMSACPFTTARNRAPILNGWHSRPACQWKT; the protein is encoded by the coding sequence ATGCAACTCAGACATGCCGGAGAAAACGCGCTGATCCTGTATCTGGGCGAGCGCAGTGGCCCCGAGACTGCAGCGCGGGTGCAGGCAGCGACTCTCGCCGTGCGTCAGGCTCTGGACGGAGACCTGGTTGACCTGGTGCCATCCTATGCCTCCCTGCTGGTGATATACGACCCGATGCGCACCGATCACATGCGGGTCACCCGCTGCCTGCACCGTATCGAGGCCGACCTCGGCCAGCTGGATTCCGACCACGGAGGGGGGATGTCTGCCTGCCCGTTTACTACAGCCCGGAATCGGGCGCCGATCTTGAACGGCTGGCACAGCAGGCCGGCTTGTCAGTGGAAGACGTGA
- a CDS encoding 5-oxoprolinase subunit PxpA, giving the protein MLLNCDLGESFGSWTMGMDAQVMPHIDQANIACGFHAGDPLTIDRTLALAARHGVSVGAHPAYPDLAGFGRRSMALSEDELASSLRYQIAALDGMARCHGLELAYVKPHGALYNDMMADAAVRAGVMAAVSGYHRSVALMLQATPTADSHLAEAAALDLPLLFEAFADRCYDDEGRLLSRRKPGAVHDRERMLAQVRQLCTDNSITTVSGARLQLRVDTLCVHGDNPEGVAAIEAVRALVNGN; this is encoded by the coding sequence ATGTTACTGAACTGCGATCTGGGTGAAAGCTTCGGCAGCTGGACCATGGGTATGGATGCCCAGGTCATGCCGCATATCGACCAGGCCAATATCGCCTGCGGCTTCCATGCCGGCGACCCACTGACCATCGACCGTACCCTGGCCCTGGCCGCCCGCCATGGTGTCAGTGTCGGCGCGCACCCGGCCTACCCGGACCTGGCAGGATTCGGGCGGCGCTCCATGGCGCTCAGTGAAGACGAACTGGCCAGCAGTTTGCGCTACCAGATCGCCGCACTGGATGGCATGGCTCGCTGCCATGGTCTGGAACTGGCCTACGTCAAACCCCACGGCGCGCTGTACAATGACATGATGGCCGATGCGGCCGTCAGGGCCGGCGTGATGGCGGCGGTGTCGGGCTATCACCGCTCTGTCGCACTGATGTTGCAGGCGACCCCGACGGCCGACAGTCATCTGGCCGAGGCCGCAGCGCTGGACCTGCCCCTGCTGTTCGAGGCCTTCGCCGATCGCTGCTATGACGACGAGGGCAGGCTGCTGTCGCGGCGCAAGCCCGGCGCAGTGCACGACCGCGAGCGCATGCTGGCCCAGGTGCGCCAGCTCTGCACCGACAACAGTATCACGACGGTCAGCGGTGCACGGCTGCAGTTGCGGGTGGATACCCTCTGTGTGCATGGTGACAACCCCGAGGGCGTTGCCGCGATCGAGGCAGTCCGGGCGCTGGTCAACGGGAACTGA
- a CDS encoding putative hydro-lyase — protein sequence MTPAQLRQSIRRGEHRGNTSGFAPGHVQCNIVILPAAVAGDFLRFCQANPKPCPLIASSDTPGDAALPLLGDIDIRTDLPGYRIFREGKLSEERQDIVELWRDDLVTFALGCSFSFEEALLADGLEVRNITEQVNVPMYRTNIDCRSAGPFAGKMVVSMRPFRAADAIRAVQICTRFPSVHGAPVHLGDPALIGIDAIGKPDFGDPVSIAADELPVFWACGVTPQVALERAALPFAITHSPGCMLVTDLRNSQLAML from the coding sequence ATGACACCTGCCCAACTGCGCCAGAGCATCCGGCGCGGCGAGCACCGGGGCAATACCTCCGGGTTCGCGCCGGGTCATGTCCAATGCAATATCGTCATCCTGCCGGCTGCCGTGGCCGGGGATTTCCTGCGTTTTTGTCAGGCCAATCCCAAGCCCTGCCCGCTGATAGCCAGCTCCGACACCCCCGGCGATGCGGCACTACCACTATTGGGGGATATCGATATCCGCACTGACCTGCCAGGCTACCGCATTTTCCGCGAGGGTAAATTGAGCGAAGAACGCCAGGACATCGTTGAGCTGTGGCGGGACGATCTGGTGACTTTCGCACTGGGCTGCTCCTTCTCCTTCGAAGAGGCGCTGCTGGCGGACGGGCTGGAAGTGCGCAATATCACCGAGCAGGTCAATGTGCCCATGTATCGCACCAATATCGACTGCCGCAGCGCCGGTCCCTTCGCCGGCAAGATGGTGGTAAGCATGCGTCCGTTTCGGGCAGCGGATGCCATCCGTGCGGTGCAGATATGCACCCGGTTTCCGTCGGTGCACGGCGCGCCGGTCCACCTGGGCGACCCGGCCCTGATCGGTATCGACGCAATCGGCAAACCCGATTTCGGCGACCCGGTGTCGATAGCGGCCGACGAACTTCCTGTGTTCTGGGCCTGTGGGGTAACTCCCCAGGTGGCGCTGGAACGGGCCGCGCTGCCCTTCGCCATCACCCACAGCCCGGGCTGCATGCTGGTTACCGATTTGCGCAACAGCCAGCTGGCCATGCTCTGA
- a CDS encoding acyl-CoA synthetase: protein MMDRHHNAQSKDAAMPHPAVTAETYPHKPAIIMGESGHMVTYGELDERSNRVAQLFRSLGLRKGDHIGMMLENSHQFLEICWGAQRAGLIFTPVGLHLPQEEAAYILDNCGASLFVVSHGQGEAAARLRDCVAGLRHCFMIDGIQTGFESWEEAVAEQPAQRIDDEANGVPMFYSAGTTGQPKGVFRPPDSDDVNAPHPLADSLGAAFGFSPETVYLSPAPLYHAAPLHFNMMNLYQGGTSIIMEYFEPELALRLIEEHRATHSQWAPIMFVRMLKLPQEVRERYDPGSMQYAIHAGASCPVEVKEQMIAWWGEVLVEYYTASEGIGITAIDSANWLTHKGSVGRALVGQVHIVDAQGRELPPGETGAVYFSGEQAQFSYHGEPARTAEAFNERGWATTGDLGYLDRDGYLYLTDRKDSMISRGGVSISPQEIENLLINHDKVADVAVFGIPSAEFGEEVKAVVQPMNWVDATDEVAIEITEWLRERISHLKLPRSLDFHRQLPRRDDGKLYKRHLLEEYRGAARVEPGTEAADDGNDKA, encoded by the coding sequence ATGATGGATCGTCATCACAACGCCCAGTCGAAGGACGCCGCCATGCCTCATCCCGCCGTTACTGCGGAGACCTACCCGCACAAGCCCGCCATCATCATGGGAGAATCCGGCCATATGGTCACCTACGGCGAACTGGACGAGCGCAGCAATCGGGTGGCGCAGCTGTTCCGTTCCCTGGGTCTGCGCAAGGGCGACCATATCGGCATGATGCTGGAAAACAGCCATCAGTTCCTGGAAATCTGCTGGGGTGCCCAGCGCGCCGGCCTGATTTTTACCCCGGTCGGTCTCCATCTGCCGCAGGAAGAGGCCGCTTATATCCTCGACAACTGCGGCGCCAGCCTGTTCGTTGTGTCCCATGGGCAGGGCGAGGCCGCGGCCAGGTTACGGGACTGTGTGGCCGGGCTGCGCCATTGTTTCATGATCGACGGCATCCAGACCGGGTTCGAGTCCTGGGAGGAGGCCGTGGCGGAGCAGCCTGCGCAGCGCATCGACGATGAGGCCAACGGCGTACCGATGTTCTATTCTGCCGGCACCACCGGCCAGCCCAAGGGCGTGTTTCGGCCCCCGGACAGCGATGATGTCAACGCGCCTCACCCGTTGGCCGATTCACTGGGAGCCGCCTTTGGTTTCAGTCCCGAAACGGTCTATCTGTCGCCCGCGCCGCTCTACCATGCGGCGCCGCTGCATTTCAACATGATGAACCTCTACCAGGGCGGCACTTCCATCATCATGGAGTACTTCGAACCCGAGTTGGCCCTGCGCCTGATCGAGGAACACCGGGCCACCCACAGTCAGTGGGCGCCTATCATGTTTGTACGCATGCTCAAGCTGCCGCAGGAAGTGCGTGAGCGCTACGACCCTGGCAGCATGCAGTATGCGATCCACGCTGGAGCCTCCTGCCCGGTCGAGGTCAAGGAGCAGATGATAGCGTGGTGGGGCGAGGTGCTGGTGGAATATTATACCGCCAGCGAAGGGATAGGCATCACGGCCATCGATTCAGCCAACTGGCTGACCCACAAGGGCTCGGTGGGCCGCGCCCTGGTCGGACAGGTGCACATCGTTGACGCGCAGGGCAGGGAACTGCCGCCGGGTGAGACAGGTGCTGTGTATTTTAGCGGTGAACAGGCGCAGTTTAGTTATCATGGTGAACCGGCCAGGACTGCCGAAGCCTTCAATGAGCGCGGCTGGGCCACCACCGGGGATCTGGGTTATCTGGATCGCGATGGCTACCTGTACCTGACTGACCGCAAGGACTCCATGATCAGTCGTGGAGGGGTGAGCATCTCCCCGCAGGAGATAGAAAACCTGTTGATCAACCACGACAAGGTGGCGGATGTGGCGGTGTTCGGTATTCCCAGCGCGGAATTCGGGGAAGAGGTGAAGGCCGTGGTACAGCCGATGAACTGGGTGGACGCCACCGATGAGGTGGCAATCGAAATCACCGAATGGCTGCGCGAGCGCATCTCCCACCTCAAGCTGCCGCGCTCGCTGGATTTTCACCGGCAGTTGCCGCGCCGGGACGACGGAAAGTTGTACAAGCGCCACCTGCTGGAAGAGTATCGGGGAGCGGCCAGGGTGGAGCCGGGCACCGAGGCCGCCGATGATGGCAACGACAAAGCCTAG
- a CDS encoding DUF3336 domain-containing protein, whose amino-acid sequence MSKASTLRQLEREMNECSTYEQWRDAAIEHDELSGMQRWREVDQTSQYDYSQIRLRLDRLRSLRSRHDDQGLLYTLNEGIHGNMGGMGRSTLYQRAKFGTKHLIEQYIDEIDDSLRYLAELESPDVTIQQKLDFFYRANLCFGRSALMLSGGGVLGFYHLGVVKTLLEQGLLPRVISGSSAGSLVAGVVGTHSDEELEHFFDPVNVHFEAEREASVFSRMFLGRHPQIDIRDLENIIARLIPEMTFQEAYEKTGRQISITVAPAETHQRSRLLNAITSPNVYVRSAVMASCAVPGVFPPVMLMARNVHGEAQPYLPTRKWVDGSIADDLPAKRLSRLFSTNHYIVSMVNPIATPFLRGNRKGRAGAFSAALGSLGVGIGREVLNFYRGVAQKKGDNWPRFNLLLNGVHSLLDQDYSGDINIVPSFRWYNPARILSHLSEKELVELMEGGAHSCFPNVETIRLCTKISRTMEEILQRFEYGDLRPGRVQDYHRPRSSRRRPQPTWSDRETLDERAGTASGSGGSGTKTRVRRKRAAAGKTVKSG is encoded by the coding sequence GTGAGTAAAGCAAGCACACTGCGCCAGCTCGAGCGCGAGATGAATGAATGTTCCACATATGAGCAATGGCGCGATGCCGCGATCGAGCACGACGAGTTGTCGGGAATGCAGCGCTGGCGCGAAGTGGACCAGACCAGCCAGTATGACTACAGCCAGATCCGCCTGCGGCTGGATCGTCTGCGCAGCCTGCGCTCGCGGCACGATGACCAGGGTTTGCTGTACACCCTCAATGAGGGCATACACGGCAATATGGGCGGGATGGGCCGCAGCACCCTGTATCAGCGCGCCAAGTTCGGCACCAAGCACCTGATAGAGCAGTATATCGACGAGATCGATGATTCGCTGCGCTACCTGGCGGAACTGGAAAGCCCGGACGTGACCATCCAGCAGAAGCTGGACTTCTTTTACCGCGCCAACCTCTGTTTTGGCCGTTCCGCCCTGATGCTGAGCGGCGGAGGCGTCCTCGGTTTCTACCACCTGGGAGTGGTCAAGACGCTGCTGGAGCAGGGTCTGCTGCCGCGGGTGATCTCCGGTTCCAGCGCGGGTTCCCTGGTGGCGGGTGTGGTGGGTACCCACAGCGATGAGGAGCTTGAACACTTCTTCGACCCCGTCAATGTCCACTTCGAGGCAGAACGGGAGGCCAGCGTATTCTCCCGGATGTTTCTGGGACGCCATCCCCAGATCGATATTCGCGATCTGGAAAACATCATAGCGCGGCTGATACCGGAAATGACCTTCCAGGAAGCCTACGAGAAAACCGGGCGCCAGATCAGCATAACCGTAGCCCCCGCCGAAACTCACCAGCGCTCCCGGCTGTTGAATGCCATCACTTCCCCCAACGTCTATGTGCGTTCCGCAGTGATGGCTTCCTGCGCCGTTCCCGGGGTATTCCCGCCGGTGATGCTGATGGCCAGGAACGTGCATGGAGAGGCCCAGCCCTACCTGCCAACCCGCAAATGGGTGGACGGCTCGATCGCTGACGATCTGCCCGCAAAACGGCTGTCACGCCTGTTCAGCACCAATCACTATATCGTCAGCATGGTCAACCCGATTGCGACGCCATTTCTGCGCGGCAACCGCAAGGGCAGGGCCGGGGCTTTCTCGGCGGCGCTGGGCAGTCTGGGTGTCGGCATCGGCCGGGAGGTGCTGAACTTCTACCGCGGAGTGGCACAGAAAAAGGGAGATAACTGGCCACGGTTCAATCTCCTGCTGAACGGCGTCCATTCCCTGCTGGACCAGGACTACAGTGGTGATATCAACATCGTGCCGAGTTTTCGCTGGTATAACCCGGCCAGGATTCTGTCCCACCTGTCCGAGAAGGAACTGGTTGAGTTGATGGAAGGCGGTGCCCACTCCTGTTTTCCCAATGTAGAGACGATACGCCTGTGCACCAAGATCAGCCGCACGATGGAAGAGATCCTGCAGCGCTTCGAGTACGGTGACCTGCGCCCGGGCAGGGTACAGGATTACCATCGGCCGCGGTCGTCCCGGCGGCGCCCGCAACCTACCTGGTCGGACCGGGAGACGCTGGACGAGCGTGCCGGAACTGCTTCGGGGAGCGGTGGCTCCGGAACCAAAACCAGAGTGCGGCGCAAGCGTGCCGCGGCAGGCAAGACGGTGAAGTCTGGCTAG
- a CDS encoding phosphotransferase — protein MSARQLDTRRLAAFLADHIPDFDGELTAEKFAGGQSNPTFKLNAGGRSYVLRRKPPGQLLPSAHAVDREYRIISALADTDVPVPRTYVLCEDESVIGSMFYVMEFLEGRILWDPSLPEARDKAERAAIYDAMNQTLAALHNVDVDAVGLADYGRPGNYFERQLGRWTKQYRASETETMADMEQLLQWLPANMPADDGSISLVHGDYRLDNMMFHPEQPRVIALLDWELSTLGHPLADLANQCMVWMLPGEGSMKGLAGIDRQALGIPSDEEYIARYCERTGRDGIDNWNFYLVFSLFRLAAIVQGIKHRVRLGTASSAEAEERGNLVAPLSRLAVELIQSGGR, from the coding sequence ATGAGCGCTCGACAACTCGATACCCGGCGGTTGGCAGCCTTTCTGGCCGACCATATTCCCGACTTTGATGGCGAGCTCACGGCGGAGAAATTCGCCGGCGGTCAGTCCAACCCCACCTTCAAACTGAACGCCGGCGGCCGCTCCTATGTGTTGCGGCGCAAGCCACCCGGGCAGCTGTTGCCCTCTGCTCACGCGGTAGACAGGGAGTACCGGATAATCAGCGCCCTGGCCGATACCGACGTCCCCGTGCCGCGAACTTATGTGCTGTGCGAGGATGAATCGGTGATCGGCTCCATGTTCTATGTCATGGAGTTTCTGGAAGGCCGCATCCTGTGGGACCCCAGCCTGCCCGAGGCGCGTGACAAGGCCGAACGGGCCGCAATATACGACGCGATGAACCAGACCCTGGCGGCATTGCACAATGTCGATGTGGACGCCGTGGGCCTGGCCGATTACGGCAGGCCCGGCAATTATTTTGAACGCCAGCTGGGGCGCTGGACCAAGCAGTACCGCGCCTCGGAAACGGAAACCATGGCAGACATGGAACAGCTGCTGCAATGGCTCCCGGCCAATATGCCCGCCGACGATGGCAGTATCAGTCTGGTACACGGCGACTACCGTCTGGACAACATGATGTTCCATCCCGAGCAACCGCGGGTAATCGCGCTGCTGGATTGGGAGCTGTCCACGCTGGGCCACCCGCTGGCAGATCTTGCCAACCAGTGCATGGTCTGGATGCTGCCCGGCGAAGGCAGCATGAAGGGCCTGGCTGGCATTGACCGCCAGGCGCTGGGCATTCCCTCTGACGAGGAATACATTGCCCGCTATTGCGAACGCACTGGCCGCGACGGTATCGACAACTGGAATTTCTACCTGGTGTTTTCCCTGTTCCGGCTCGCCGCGATCGTGCAGGGCATCAAGCACCGCGTCCGCCTCGGCACCGCGTCCAGCGCCGAAGCGGAAGAGCGCGGCAATCTGGTGGCCCCGCTGTCCCGGCTGGCGGTTGAGCTGATCCAGTCTGGCGGACGCTGA
- a CDS encoding ferredoxin--NADP reductase, with the protein MATLLREQVTGVHHWTDRLFSFKTTRNPGFRFENGHFTMIGLEREGKPLLRAYSMASANYEDELEFFSIKVPDGPLTSTLQNIQVGDELLVNSKATGTLVLDNLLPGKNLYLIATGTGLAPFMSIIRDPAIYERFDRVILAHGCRFASELAYQDTITRELPQHEYLGEEISDKLLYYPTVTREPFRNTGRLTDLLVSGKLPADLGLEKIDPASDRFMICGSPSMLKDMTTLLHERGFNESRHGDAAHYVIERAFVES; encoded by the coding sequence ATGGCTACTTTGCTGCGCGAACAGGTCACCGGTGTCCACCACTGGACCGACCGTCTGTTCAGCTTCAAGACGACCCGCAACCCGGGCTTCAGGTTCGAGAACGGTCATTTTACAATGATTGGGCTGGAGCGTGAGGGTAAACCCCTGCTGCGGGCCTACAGCATGGCCAGTGCCAACTACGAGGACGAACTGGAATTCTTCAGCATCAAGGTGCCGGACGGCCCGCTGACCTCCACCCTGCAGAACATTCAGGTAGGGGACGAACTGCTGGTCAACAGCAAGGCCACCGGCACCCTGGTGCTGGACAACTTGCTGCCCGGCAAGAATCTGTACCTGATCGCCACCGGTACCGGCCTGGCGCCGTTCATGAGTATTATCCGTGACCCCGCGATCTACGAGCGCTTCGACCGGGTCATTCTGGCCCACGGCTGCCGTTTCGCCAGCGAGTTGGCCTACCAGGACACCATCACCCGGGAACTGCCGCAGCATGAATACCTGGGCGAAGAGATCAGCGACAAACTGCTCTACTACCCCACCGTGACCCGCGAACCGTTCCGCAATACGGGCCGGCTCACCGACCTGCTGGTCAGCGGCAAGCTGCCCGCCGACCTGGGGCTGGAGAAAATCGATCCGGCCAGCGACCGGTTCATGATCTGCGGCAGCCCCAGCATGCTCAAGGACATGACCACGTTGCTGCACGAGCGCGGCTTCAACGAATCGCGCCACGGCGACGCAGCCCACTATGTGATTGAACGGGCCTTCGTGGAGAGCTGA
- a CDS encoding LysR substrate-binding domain-containing protein: MRYSLRQLEVFLATAQHDNISRAADTLAMSQSAASGALRELEQQFGVRLFDRLGKRLRLSELGRQLRPQAENLLAQARDFERSLAGEEVSGRLQLGATLTIGNYLAVPMIAAFRARYPGADIALNVANTATIAEQLASFELDVGLVEGEFYHPDLETLHWRPDELQVFAAPGHPLAGKARLADRDLLGLDWIVRESGSGTRQTFERAMHGILPDLNIVLELQHTEAIKRAVEAGLGVGCLSRISLVEAFARGTLIPLQVPGRDFQRQLNIILHRKKFQNAALKRWLQLCREAVSDTLGADTDTQRGPGAGPDSPD, from the coding sequence ATGCGCTACAGTCTGCGACAACTGGAAGTATTTCTCGCCACTGCCCAGCATGACAATATCAGCCGGGCGGCGGACACGCTGGCGATGTCCCAGTCCGCGGCCAGTGGCGCGCTGCGGGAGCTGGAGCAGCAGTTCGGTGTGCGCCTGTTTGACCGCCTCGGCAAGCGACTGCGGCTCAGCGAGCTGGGGCGCCAACTGCGGCCCCAGGCAGAGAACCTGCTGGCCCAGGCCAGGGACTTCGAGCGGTCGCTGGCTGGGGAGGAAGTCAGCGGCCGTCTGCAGCTGGGCGCGACCCTGACCATCGGCAACTACCTGGCGGTGCCGATGATCGCGGCCTTCCGGGCCCGCTACCCGGGTGCAGACATTGCCCTCAACGTAGCCAATACTGCGACGATTGCCGAGCAACTGGCGAGTTTTGAGCTGGACGTGGGACTGGTCGAAGGGGAGTTCTACCATCCCGATCTGGAGACTCTGCACTGGCGCCCCGACGAGCTGCAGGTCTTTGCCGCGCCGGGTCATCCGTTGGCCGGCAAAGCCAGGCTTGCGGACAGGGATCTGCTGGGACTGGACTGGATCGTCCGGGAATCAGGGTCCGGGACCCGGCAGACCTTCGAGCGGGCGATGCACGGTATCCTGCCGGATCTCAACATCGTCCTGGAGTTGCAGCACACCGAAGCGATCAAGCGTGCCGTCGAGGCGGGCCTGGGGGTGGGCTGCCTGTCCCGCATCAGCCTGGTGGAAGCGTTTGCCCGCGGCACATTGATACCCTTGCAGGTACCGGGGAGGGACTTCCAGCGCCAGCTCAACATCATCCTGCACCGGAAAAAGTTCCAGAATGCGGCGCTCAAGCGCTGGCTGCAGCTGTGCCGGGAGGCCGTGTCGGATACACTGGGCGCGGATACAGACACCCAGCGAGGCCCCGGTGCCGGACCCGATAGTCCCGATTGA
- a CDS encoding SprT family zinc-dependent metalloprotease, producing MPDPIVPIDASQRLQVERATEHFVAEAARHLQLSLPPVAVVFDLSGTAAGMFSVQGRRCQIRYNPWIFALHFAENLRHTVPHEVAHYAVYRRWGQRRLRPHGPEWRWLMDCFGVPPRVTFDLDLAGVPVRRQRRYPYRCACREHAVSTVRHRRVLRGQASYRCRDCDSELTPVAERLASSD from the coding sequence GTGCCGGACCCGATAGTCCCGATTGACGCCAGCCAGCGGCTGCAGGTGGAACGGGCCACCGAACACTTTGTCGCCGAAGCGGCGCGCCACCTGCAGTTGTCATTGCCACCGGTCGCGGTGGTATTTGACTTGAGCGGTACCGCGGCCGGGATGTTCAGTGTCCAGGGGCGGCGCTGCCAGATCCGCTACAATCCCTGGATATTTGCGCTGCACTTTGCCGAAAACCTGCGCCACACCGTGCCCCACGAGGTGGCGCACTATGCCGTATACCGGCGCTGGGGACAGCGGCGGCTGCGGCCCCACGGGCCGGAGTGGCGCTGGTTGATGGACTGTTTCGGGGTGCCGCCACGGGTGACCTTCGACCTGGATCTGGCAGGAGTCCCGGTGCGCCGGCAGCGGCGCTACCCTTATCGTTGTGCCTGTCGCGAGCACGCGGTCTCGACGGTGCGGCACCGGCGCGTGTTGCGGGGGCAGGCCAGCTATCGCTGCCGCGACTGCGATTCAGAACTGACGCCGGTTGCCGAACGGCTGGCCAGCAGTGACTGA